The following is a genomic window from Desulfofarcimen acetoxidans DSM 771.
CAATCCGGATTTGCGTCGTCATTATTCCACGTATATAGTGGATACGCATGTGCTTAAGTATCTATTTTGCGTTTCTCACAATGCAGAAAGCCATTGACAATTGTTTCAAGGTCCGGGAATTTTAATGCTTTCTTATCACTGTTAAATGTGGTGCTGGGGCTGATTTCTAAAATCAAATTAATCAATACCATAGGACAATTTTCGCGCTGATTTGCCTAAATTATTCATCAAGCCAAAGCTCGCAATTTTTGATGTTATCTTTCCGAATTTACGATAGACAAAATTAAATAATAAATAAGGAATCCTTTGGTTCCGATCATTGGGAAGTCTTTTTATGATATTTTTAATTGAATAGAAGTCCTCATATATTTTCAGATAACCTTCATAAAGTTGTTGCTGGGTCATTTTATTGGGTGAGAAAACTACATAAGAAGTGTTATAATGGGTTGGTTCATGATCAATAATGCGGCTTTGGGATTTCAATCTTTGATAGATCTTTGTTCCCGGGTACGGAGTTAAAATATGGGCTGTCATTGTCTCTATTTTATTTTTAACAAGCCAATTCAACGTCTCCTCAAATACGGTATCTTCATCATCATCAAAACCAAATACCAAGCTGGCATTGACCATTATGCCTCTAGAATGTATCTCCTGGATTAGCTTTTCATAACTCTCAATATTGTTTTGGTATTTACTTACACTTTCAATGGAAGCTTTATTAATCGTCTCAAAGCCAATAAATAGACTTTCACATCCTGACTCCTTCATTTCATCTAAAAGATCGAGGTGCTGAACTAAGTTAGCTGAAACTGCTGCATGCCATTTCAGATAAAGTGGCTTAATTTGCCTTAGGAATTCCTTTGTCCAGATAATATTTCCAATAAAATTGTCGTCAATAAACATGACCTGCTTAGTACCTAAAGCTTTGACTTCTTCAATAACGTGTTCAATGGGGCGATTTCTAAACTTGTTATGCACGTATTCACAACTGTTATAACAAAACTCACATCGAA
Proteins encoded in this region:
- a CDS encoding B12-binding domain-containing radical SAM protein, whose amino-acid sequence is MKIKLISPKMTLRPMDSEFKRVMSPSIALLILAALTPNEHELYIEDENVGKLNLEDKPDLVGISVNVDTSQRAYEISKHYRKQGIKVILGGIHASANSDEALAYADSVCIGEAEELWEQVIADVQTGNLKKKYYNDKPTNLANTPIPKWSLIDKSKYLYTNVVVTSRGCPFRCEFCYNSCEYVHNKFRNRPIEHVIEEVKALGTKQVMFIDDNFIGNIIWTKEFLRQIKPLYLKWHAAVSANLVQHLDLLDEMKESGCESLFIGFETINKASIESVSKYQNNIESYEKLIQEIHSRGIMVNASLVFGFDDDEDTVFEETLNWLVKNKIETMTAHILTPYPGTKIYQRLKSQSRIIDHEPTHYNTSYVVFSPNKMTQQQLYEGYLKIYEDFYSIKNIIKRLPNDRNQRIPYLLFNFVYRKFGKITSKIASFGLMNNLGKSARKLSYGID